In a genomic window of Sorghum bicolor mitochondrion, complete genome:
- the nad9 gene encoding NADH dehydrogenase subunit 9 encodes MDNQSIFKYSWEILPKKWVHKMKRSEHGNRSYTNTDYPFPLLCFLKWHTYTRVQVSIDICGVDHPSRKRRFEVVHNLLSTRYNSRIRVQTSADEVTRISPVVSPFPSAGRWEREVWDMSGVSSINHPDLRRISTDYGFEGHPLRKDFPLSGYVEVRYDDPEKRVVSEPIEMTQEFRYFDFASPWEQRSDG; translated from the coding sequence ATGGATAACCAATCCATTTTCAAATATAGTTGGGAGATTTTACCCAAGAAATGGGTACATAAAATGAAAAGATCGGAACATGGGAATAGATCTTATACCAATACTGACTACCCATTTCCATTGTTGTGCTTTCTAAAATGGCATACCTATACAAGGGTTCAAGTTTCGATCGATATTTGCGGAGTGGATCATCCCTCTCGAAAACGCAGATTTGAAGTTGTCCATAATTTACTGAGTACTCGGTATAACTCACGCATTCGTGTACAAACAAGTGCGGACGAAGTAACACGAATATCTCCGGTAGTCAGTCCATTTCCATCAGCCGGCCGGTGGGAGCGAGAAGTATGGGATATGTCTGGTGTTTCTTCCATCAATCATCCGGATTTACGCCGTATATCAACTGATTATGGTTTCGAGGGTCATCCATTACGAAAAGACTTTCCTCTGAGTGGATATGTGGAAGTACGCTATGATGATCCAGAGAAACGTGTGGTTTCTGAACCCATTGAGATGACCCAAGAATTTCGCTATTTTGATTTTGCTAGTCCTTGGGAACAGCGTAGCGACGGATAA
- the nad3 gene encoding NADH dehydrogenase subunit 3, whose translation MSEFAPICIYLVISPLVSLIPLGVPFPFASNSSTYPEKLSAYECGFDPSGDARSRFDIRFYPVPILFIIPDPEVTFSFPWAVPPNKIDLFGSWSMMAFLLILTIGSLYEWKRGASDRE comes from the coding sequence ATGTCGGAATTTGCACCTATTTGTATCTATTTAGTGATCAGTCCGCTAGTTTCTTTGATTCCACTCGGTGTTCCTTTTCCATTTGCTTCCAATAGTTCGACCTATCCAGAAAAATTGTCGGCCTACGAATGTGGTTTCGATCCCTCCGGTGATGCCAGAAGTCGTTTCGATATACGATTTTATCCGGTTCCTATTTTATTTATTATCCCTGATCCGGAAGTCACCTTTTCTTTTCCTTGGGCAGTACCTCCTAACAAGATTGATCTGTTTGGATCTTGGTCCATGATGGCCTTTTTATTGATTTTGACGATTGGATCTCTCTATGAATGGAAAAGGGGTGCTTCGGATCGGGAGTAA
- the rps12 gene encoding ribosomal protein S12, producing the protein MPTKNQLIRHGREEKRRTDRTRASDQCPQKQGVCLRVSTRTPKKPNSALRKIAKVRLSNRHDIFAHIPGEGHNSQEHSIVLVRGGRVKDSPGVKSHRIRGVKDLLGIPDRRKGRSKYGAERPKSK; encoded by the coding sequence ATGCCTACAAAAAATCAATTGATTCGTCATGGTAGAGAAGAAAAACGGCGCACGGACCGTACTCGAGCTTCGGATCAATGTCCCCAGAAGCAAGGAGTATGCCTGCGTGTTTCGACGAGAACACCGAAAAAACCTAATTCAGCTCTACGTAAGATAGCAAAAGTACGGTTGAGCAATCGACATGATATATTTGCTCACATTCCAGGCGAAGGTCATAATTCGCAGGAACATTCTATAGTCTTAGTCAGAGGAGGTAGAGTGAAAGATTCGCCAGGTGTGAAATCCCATCGTATTCGAGGAGTCAAGGATTTGCTGGGAATTCCGGATCGTAGAAAGGGAAGATCTAAATATGGTGCAGAAAGACCAAAATCGAAATGA
- the rps2B gene encoding ribosomal protein S2 — MTILSTVCTKLLCTNAHLGRRVAATHLKVYIRGFRNGIAILDSDKTLICLRNAIHFIGSLIRKKGRSFFLKTNHFFIYSIMEKMWSCINDSQWKIGAFLTNSYANPKKFRSRKNQIHFGLNQQPDCVVILHPDRKSSVILEADRSLIPIASLVDSTIPCEFYKRINYPIPANDPILFVYLFRHSITKTVILERKRINKKPRSHFSFCTEKSPAGIIIHSRKVSSWTELGSELLPVVANYLQIYSEGAESVPQPQGGAAQVVQGTPTPAPQEWTTPLVPPSCYSLTGYVEDWVASNPTFMSDVLNYNTVGRSSLVHSSGFPAASGSGPSLNPAGVEVVVEPSIHPAPTGNFQLGPLTNQEEERLKTALNYKKEIATLLKNIAIHNGENFQNETPYDLAEASLNWEDCLCPERLSRIKKSLEFHQQESSFYRQTVRWVTAERRVRRGQQ; from the coding sequence ATGACAATCCTTTCAACTGTCTGTACTAAATTACTTTGTACGAATGCACATCTCGGCCGTCGGGTAGCAGCTACCCATTTGAAAGTCTATATCCGTGGTTTTAGAAATGGAATTGCTATTCTCGATTCAGACAAGACACTGATTTGTTTACGAAACGCTATTCATTTTATAGGATCTCTCATTCGTAAAAAAGGCCGTTCCTTCTTTTTAAAGACTAATCATTTCTTTATATATTCGATAATGGAAAAAATGTGGAGCTGTATCAATGATTCTCAATGGAAGATCGGGGCTTTTTTGACCAATTCTTATGCTAATCCTAAGAAATTCCGTTCAAGAAAGAATCAAATCCATTTTGGGTTGAACCAACAACCTGATTGTGTGGTTATTCTTCATCCAGATAGAAAGTCATCGGTCATACTGGAAGCTGATCGATCACTAATACCTATTGCATCCTTAGTTGATTCTACGATCCCATGCGAATTCTATAAAAGAATCAATTATCCCATCCCTGCGAATGATCCTATACTGTTCGTATATCTATTTCGTCATTCGATCACGAAAACAGTGATTCTTGAACGGAAAAGAATCAACAAGAAGCCTCGTTCCCATTTCTCTTTTTGTACGGAGAAGTCCCCCGCTGGAATAATAATCCACTCCAGAAAAGTGTCTTCTTGGACGGAGTTAGGATCAGAACTTCTCCCTGTAGTGGCCAACTACTTGCAAATTTATAGCGAAGGTGCGGAGAGTGTACCGCAGCCACAAGGGGGGGCAGCTCAAGTAGTTCAGGGGACGCCAACGCCAGCCCCACAAGAGTGGACCACCCCCCTTGTGCCACCTTCTTGTTACTCGCTGACCGGGTATGTGGAGGATTGGGTTGCTTCCAATCCTACTTTCATGAGTGATGTTTTAAATTATAATACGGTGGGGCGGAGCTCTTTAGTTCACTCCTCTGGCTTTCCAGCAGCTTCAGGTAGCGGGCCCTCCCTTAACCCTGCTGGGGTCGAGGTAGTCGTCGAGCCTTCAATTCATCCGGCACCCACTGGGAACTTCCAGCTGGGCCCTCTCACAAATCAAGAGGAGGAAAGGCTCAAAACAGCTTTAAACTATAAAAAAGAAATAGCTACTCTCTTGAAGAACATCGCAATACATAATGGAGAGAACTTCCAAAATGAAACCCCCTACGATCTAGCGGAGGCTTCCCTTAACTGGGAAGACTGCTTATGCCCCGAAAGGCTGAGCCGAATCAAAAAAAGCCTGGAATTCCACCAACAGGAATCTTCCTTTTATAGACAGACGGTTAGGTGGGTCACAGCCGAAAGGCGGGTTAGGAGAGGGCAGCAATGA